The following coding sequences lie in one Candidatus Omnitrophota bacterium genomic window:
- a CDS encoding AAA family ATPase, whose translation MRIALAGKGGVGKTTLAALFVSAFMDKGVKPVLVVDADSNSNLNVLLGINYEKTIADIREEVKNDPPPAGMSRPQYFALQVEEAITEGGPVDFIAMGHHEGRDCYCSINNILREFLGGMRKRYPVEIIDNEAGLEHLSRQTDGKVDWLIFVANKDRVSLDTVKNSLSLLEKLKIRADNVGLVINRTDEIPSYASDIGIEVIGVLPYDKVIENSAESGSPLGKTEPATKEVIDGIMKKLESKS comes from the coding sequence ATGAGAATAGCATTAGCAGGAAAGGGCGGAGTCGGCAAGACCACGCTGGCAGCTCTTTTTGTGAGCGCTTTCATGGACAAAGGAGTAAAACCTGTGCTCGTAGTTGACGCGGATTCCAATTCCAATCTGAACGTTCTTCTCGGGATTAATTATGAAAAGACGATCGCTGACATACGAGAGGAAGTGAAAAACGATCCGCCTCCGGCGGGAATGTCGAGGCCGCAGTATTTCGCCCTTCAGGTTGAAGAGGCCATCACCGAGGGCGGCCCTGTCGATTTCATCGCGATGGGCCATCACGAGGGGAGGGACTGCTACTGCTCGATAAACAACATTCTCAGGGAATTCCTCGGCGGTATGCGGAAACGGTACCCCGTGGAAATTATAGACAACGAAGCCGGGCTTGAACATTTATCGCGTCAGACCGACGGTAAAGTTGACTGGCTTATTTTTGTGGCCAATAAAGACAGGGTGAGCCTGGATACCGTAAAAAACAGCCTGTCTCTGCTGGAGAAACTCAAGATCCGTGCCGATAATGTCGGACTTGTAATAAACAGGACTGATGAAATTCCATCTTACGCGTCAGATATTGGTATTGAAGTTATAGGGGTGCTGCCATATGATAAGGTGATAGAAAACAGCGCTGAATCAGGGAGCCCTCTGGGAAAAACAGAACCGGCGACCAAAGAAGTAATAGATGGTATAATGAAAAAGCTGGAAAGTAAATCATGA
- a CDS encoding acetyl-CoA decarbonylase/synthase complex subunit delta, with protein MRGDIMDIVKEKSSGRVSEVKIGKGEKEVTVGGHGTLPFLDFEGDTGHRPILALEVRDWLNPDWNPYLLEYWKDAASIAEWVKKAESFSPDLLCVRFMSADPDTKNTSAEDAVKTLEEVLKNTTLPLIVTGCGNVAKDQEIIPSLTEAAKGENVLFGIAVKDNYKTLAAAALAGGHSLIAETPLDINLAKQLNILISDMGLGTDKIVMHHSTGGLGYGLEYCYSIMERCRLAALSGDAMMSPPVLNFIGQECWKTKEA; from the coding sequence ATGCGAGGTGATATTATGGATATTGTAAAGGAAAAATCAAGCGGCAGAGTAAGCGAAGTGAAGATCGGCAAAGGCGAGAAAGAAGTGACGGTAGGGGGCCACGGAACGCTGCCTTTTCTTGATTTTGAAGGGGATACCGGTCACCGTCCGATTCTTGCGCTGGAAGTGCGCGACTGGCTGAATCCCGACTGGAACCCGTATCTCCTTGAGTACTGGAAAGACGCGGCAAGTATAGCGGAATGGGTAAAGAAAGCGGAGAGTTTTTCTCCCGACCTTCTCTGCGTGCGTTTTATGTCGGCCGACCCTGATACGAAAAATACGTCTGCGGAGGACGCGGTGAAGACTCTTGAGGAAGTGCTTAAGAATACAACACTTCCGCTTATTGTTACAGGATGCGGCAATGTCGCAAAAGACCAGGAAATCATTCCCTCCCTGACGGAGGCGGCCAAGGGTGAAAACGTACTTTTCGGAATAGCTGTAAAAGACAACTATAAGACTCTTGCCGCCGCGGCCCTTGCCGGCGGACATTCCCTTATTGCCGAGACGCCCCTTGACATAAATCTGGCAAAACAGCTGAACATTCTAATTTCCGATATGGGGCTGGGCACTGATAAAATTGTCATGCACCACAGCACGGGCGGATTAGGCTACGGGCTTGAATACTGTTATTCAATTATGGAAAGGTGCCGGTTGGCAGCCCTTTCGGGCGATGCTATGATGTCGCCGCCTGTTCTTAATTTTATCGGGCAGGAATGCTGGAAAACGAAGGAAGC
- a CDS encoding acetyl-CoA decarbonylase/synthase complex subunit gamma, protein MALTGLQIYKFLPKTNCKKCGLPTCLAFAMALAQKKASLDKCPDIDAAGKQALESASQPPMATLKFGIKDNEIELGGETVLFRHEKTFFHAPALVILLSDSLPEEEFKSKIENIRKMEFERVGMMFGIDAVALKNDSGNAETFAARAAAASEIPLVLISEDIGSVKKARAGISTQRPVVIGADAGNCEEWAKMAQETDCILAVKGKDLEEVAETSQKIQAQGFKNIMLCPKAENMKEALHSLTSSWRLCLKKSYRPLGYPLIGMAGGDIALAANFVCKYAGMVIVETEKYEELLALITLRLNIYTDPQKPLMMEAKLYEVGKPDENSPVIVTTNFSLTFYTVQPEIENSKIPAWLLITDSEGQSVLTAWAADKFNAEVIAQSLQKCGVAEKVKHKKLIIPGYVAVLKAKVEEESGWEVLVGPKEASALPKYLKESWR, encoded by the coding sequence ATGGCTTTGACAGGTCTTCAGATTTATAAGTTTCTGCCGAAAACAAACTGTAAGAAATGCGGTTTACCGACATGCCTTGCATTCGCGATGGCTCTGGCGCAGAAGAAAGCGTCACTTGATAAATGCCCGGACATAGACGCGGCCGGGAAACAGGCACTTGAGAGCGCCTCGCAGCCGCCGATGGCTACTTTGAAATTCGGTATTAAGGACAATGAGATAGAGCTGGGAGGAGAGACTGTCCTGTTCCGCCATGAAAAGACTTTTTTTCACGCTCCGGCGCTGGTAATCCTGCTCAGCGATTCTCTTCCCGAGGAAGAATTCAAGTCAAAAATTGAAAACATCAGGAAAATGGAATTTGAGCGCGTGGGTATGATGTTCGGGATAGACGCCGTAGCGCTTAAAAACGATTCCGGTAATGCTGAAACTTTTGCCGCCAGGGCGGCCGCCGCTTCAGAAATACCGCTTGTCCTTATCAGCGAAGACATTGGATCTGTTAAAAAAGCAAGAGCAGGCATTTCAACCCAGCGTCCTGTCGTAATCGGCGCCGACGCGGGAAACTGCGAAGAGTGGGCGAAAATGGCACAGGAGACTGACTGTATCCTGGCGGTGAAGGGGAAAGACCTTGAGGAGGTTGCCGAAACCTCACAGAAGATACAGGCGCAGGGATTCAAGAACATCATGCTCTGCCCTAAGGCGGAAAATATGAAAGAGGCGCTGCACTCATTAACGTCTTCATGGAGGCTGTGCCTGAAAAAGAGTTACAGGCCGCTCGGATATCCTCTTATAGGAATGGCGGGGGGAGACATCGCTCTTGCGGCAAACTTTGTATGCAAATATGCCGGCATGGTAATTGTTGAGACGGAGAAATACGAGGAACTGCTTGCTCTTATCACACTGAGGCTCAATATTTACACTGACCCTCAGAAACCCCTTATGATGGAAGCAAAACTTTACGAAGTCGGGAAACCCGATGAGAATTCGCCGGTTATTGTCACAACGAATTTTTCACTGACTTTCTACACGGTTCAGCCGGAGATAGAAAACTCTAAAATACCGGCATGGCTGCTTATAACGGATTCGGAGGGACAGTCGGTTCTCACGGCATGGGCAGCGGACAAATTTAACGCCGAGGTTATAGCGCAGTCGCTTCAGAAATGCGGTGTGGCGGAGAAGGTGAAGCACAAGAAGCTGATCATCCCGGGTTATGTCGCGGTTTTGAAGGCGAAGGTCGAGGAGGAGAGCGGCTGGGAAGTCCTTGTAGGGCCCAAAGAGGCATCGGCTCTCCCTAAATATCTCAAGGAATCCTGGAGATGA
- a CDS encoding DUF4445 domain-containing protein, with translation MIEVLILPDKKKLKAEKGTDLLTIINSSGIFMNSTCAGEGTCGKCRVKILKGGYKSRSAQFLTKEEEKEKTVLACLTIPESDLELEIPYSSRVEELDILEGEVSRQELEPSSLAENIFSPEPIVEKHFLELSPPVLAEPTADFERVKTALLEKGCPVKEIPLQLLRRIPYILRGAGWKVTVAVCDGEIIDFEAGNRVKENYGIALDIGTTTLVAYLIDMEKQEVISTASSYNPQIPMGEDVITRIIQVEEKNSMQHMHSSLITAVNKMIQKMILEKNVSGNNVYILLAGGNTTMTHFFYKLPPGFIRRSPYVPLLGSAVVLTARELNIRISPFAKVTALPCPSAWVGGDIVAGVLASGIYDFSVLSMFVDLGTNGEVVIGNKDWLASCSTSAGPCFEGGGISSGIRAISGAIEKVRISNGKVTYKTIKNKKPLGICGSGLISLTAQMISERIIQRDGKFISGAPGVTEKGFLVVKGDETRYGKDIYITEPDIKNLINSKGAIFTGIFVLLKELGLTIDNIQRFYISGGLGTAMDIKDAVYIGLLPDIPLDLFVFLGNSSITGEKMCILSREAKNITEEINKKMTYIDLSSNSFFMQEYTASLFFPHTNLDLFPNVRKQYEK, from the coding sequence ATGATTGAAGTTCTGATCCTGCCGGACAAAAAGAAACTGAAAGCGGAGAAGGGTACGGATTTGCTGACCATCATAAACAGCAGCGGCATTTTCATGAACTCGACATGCGCGGGGGAAGGGACCTGCGGAAAATGCAGGGTAAAGATACTGAAGGGCGGTTATAAATCCCGATCGGCGCAGTTCTTAACTAAAGAAGAGGAAAAGGAAAAGACTGTTCTCGCCTGTCTTACGATACCGGAAAGTGACCTTGAACTGGAGATTCCGTATTCGAGCCGGGTTGAGGAACTGGATATACTTGAGGGAGAGGTGTCCCGTCAGGAACTTGAGCCTTCTTCCCTCGCGGAAAATATTTTTTCTCCGGAGCCTATCGTGGAAAAGCATTTTCTTGAGCTCTCCCCGCCTGTTCTCGCGGAGCCCACTGCTGATTTTGAAAGGGTAAAAACCGCTCTTCTTGAAAAGGGCTGTCCGGTGAAAGAAATTCCGCTTCAGCTTCTGAGGCGCATACCCTATATCCTCCGCGGCGCCGGCTGGAAAGTGACAGTAGCCGTATGTGACGGGGAAATCATAGACTTTGAAGCGGGAAACAGGGTAAAGGAGAACTACGGGATTGCCCTGGACATCGGCACGACTACGCTTGTCGCCTACCTTATAGATATGGAAAAGCAGGAAGTTATATCAACGGCTTCGTCCTACAATCCGCAGATCCCCATGGGAGAAGACGTAATCACCAGGATCATACAGGTTGAAGAAAAAAACAGTATGCAGCATATGCATTCATCCCTGATAACGGCTGTAAACAAGATGATACAGAAGATGATTCTGGAGAAAAACGTATCGGGTAACAATGTCTACATTCTTCTTGCCGGGGGCAACACCACGATGACCCATTTCTTTTATAAACTGCCTCCGGGATTTATAAGGCGCAGCCCGTATGTGCCGCTGCTCGGTTCTGCCGTAGTTCTGACGGCGAGAGAACTGAATATACGGATAAGCCCGTTTGCGAAAGTTACGGCTCTGCCGTGTCCTTCCGCCTGGGTGGGAGGGGATATAGTGGCGGGCGTTCTTGCCTCGGGAATATATGATTTTTCTGTTTTATCCATGTTCGTTGACCTCGGCACCAACGGCGAGGTAGTCATAGGCAACAAGGACTGGCTGGCTTCATGTTCCACAAGCGCCGGACCCTGTTTTGAAGGCGGCGGAATTTCTTCGGGTATAAGAGCCATATCCGGCGCCATAGAGAAAGTCAGAATATCAAACGGCAAAGTAACTTATAAGACGATCAAGAACAAGAAACCGCTGGGGATATGCGGGAGCGGGCTCATATCTTTGACGGCTCAGATGATTTCCGAGCGCATCATCCAGCGGGATGGAAAATTCATTTCCGGAGCTCCCGGCGTGACAGAAAAAGGATTCCTTGTTGTGAAAGGGGACGAAACACGCTACGGGAAGGATATATATATCACCGAACCGGATATCAAAAATCTTATTAATTCCAAGGGAGCCATTTTTACCGGGATATTCGTCTTGCTGAAAGAACTCGGCCTGACGATTGACAACATACAGAGGTTTTATATATCGGGAGGCCTCGGAACGGCTATGGACATAAAGGACGCTGTTTACATAGGGCTTTTACCGGACATACCGCTGGACCTTTTTGTCTTCCTGGGGAACTCCTCCATTACCGGAGAGAAGATGTGCATACTGAGCCGTGAGGCGAAGAATATAACCGAGGAGATAAATAAAAAAATGACGTATATTGATCTGTCTTCGAATTCATTTTTTATGCAGGAGTACACGGCAAGCCTGTTTTTTCCTCACACCAACCTTGATCTGTTCCCCAATGTGAGGAAGCAGTATGAGAAATGA